One Brevibacillus choshinensis genomic window carries:
- a CDS encoding enoyl-CoA hydratase/isomerase family protein, with the protein MEQGQKPPVWAECVDGVWTITLNRPHVLNAMTIEMFYMLREAIEQGAREDQADVVLLKGAGGNFCSGADLSVLGAMSEMGQADDALTVINEFLTRLHHLPKPVIAMLEGAAVGAGLNLALHADFVVAAHNAVIQEPFVQIGLTTDFGGTYLLPRLVGMAQAKRLALLGEKVSGTEAERMGLIYKAVDAAALPEEVEKLIAAVRLVPRQAFAVTKAGLSGAQGMNLEQALAWEKEQQPALIAHPDFLALIQAKKRKA; encoded by the coding sequence ATGGAGCAAGGGCAAAAACCGCCTGTATGGGCTGAATGTGTCGATGGTGTCTGGACAATCACGCTGAATCGGCCGCACGTTCTCAATGCGATGACCATTGAAATGTTTTATATGCTGAGAGAGGCGATCGAGCAGGGCGCGAGGGAAGACCAAGCAGACGTCGTGCTGTTGAAGGGAGCGGGGGGCAACTTCTGCTCGGGAGCAGACCTGAGTGTGCTCGGAGCTATGAGCGAGATGGGACAAGCGGACGATGCGCTTACCGTAATCAACGAATTTTTGACGCGGCTGCACCACCTGCCGAAGCCGGTGATTGCGATGCTAGAGGGAGCTGCGGTCGGAGCAGGACTCAATCTGGCTCTTCATGCCGATTTTGTGGTAGCTGCGCACAATGCCGTCATTCAGGAGCCTTTTGTGCAGATCGGGCTCACCACTGATTTTGGCGGGACGTACTTGCTGCCTCGGCTGGTGGGGATGGCCCAGGCGAAACGATTGGCGCTCCTCGGCGAAAAAGTGTCCGGCACCGAGGCCGAGCGCATGGGGCTCATCTACAAAGCGGTGGATGCAGCAGCCCTCCCAGAAGAGGTGGAGAAATTGATCGCAGCGGTGCGCCTGGTGCCGAGGCAGGCATTCGCAGTGACCAAAGCAGGGCTTTCGGGTGCCCAAGGAATGAATCTGGAGCAAGCATTGGCTTGGGAAAAGGAGCAGCAGCCTGCTTTGATTGCTCACCCGGATTTTCTCGCCCTGATCCAGGCGAAAAAAAGAAAGGCCTAA
- the priA gene encoding primosomal protein N' codes for MIAQIIVDVPVNRTNRPFDYRVPAWLCPLIQVGSRVVVPFGPRKLQGYVVGVSENDADFADNHRLKDVEQVLDDTPPLTPELLDMSEWMSKQYLCPWVTAVQAMLPAVLKGKAEKWLTATDDLDEETCGGSGLLWELHRKRHLPLAEVEKQFPEEFLLVPGWIRSGLLATEYQVKDRITRKQQSFVRCLLGPAQLAEAAASLPARAEQMRRVLELFSQHEGQSFSIQMLKDEWGITRSPLKSLEAKGWLAIEQVEVYRDPYANRRFAEKAKPVFTPMQEQVLSPILQAIQSQSYASFLVHGVTGSGKTEVYLEAIEQTLAKGQEAIFLVPEISLTPQMVERFKGRFGADVAVLHSALSQGEKFDEWRKIIRKQVKVVVGARSAIFAPFQNIGLIVIDEEHETSYKQEETPRYHAREVALWRAKRNHAVLLMGSATPALETYALATRGRYTLLEMPERVGNRPMPSVHVVDMREELQSENRSMFSRKLHEMIEDRLVKQEQMVIFLNRRGFSTFVMCRSCGYTMRCIHCDISLTYHKTNHTARCHYCGYTIAQPAHCPECQSEHIRFFGTGTQKVEAELAKLFPGIRVIRMDVDTTSRKGAHEELLNKFRAGQGDVLLGTQMIAKGLDFPRVTLAGIIAADTSLHLPDFRAAEKTFQLLTQVGGRAGRHELEGDVVIQTYTPEHYSIVHATRHDYPAFYQDEMLQRRRTGYPPYFRLVLITFSHEDVPVVVRGAHTMADYLRQRLAETTILLGPVASPIARVKDRFRFQIMLKYRDEPKLSALLAQATAAFEEWNKQQKVLMTIDVDPYVLL; via the coding sequence ATGATCGCGCAAATCATCGTGGACGTGCCGGTAAATCGAACGAACCGGCCCTTCGATTACCGGGTGCCTGCGTGGCTGTGCCCTTTGATTCAGGTAGGCAGCCGCGTCGTGGTTCCGTTTGGTCCACGCAAGCTTCAGGGGTATGTGGTTGGCGTTTCTGAAAATGACGCCGATTTTGCGGACAACCATCGCTTGAAAGATGTCGAACAGGTGCTGGATGATACACCGCCGCTGACTCCGGAGCTTCTGGACATGAGCGAGTGGATGTCCAAACAGTATTTGTGTCCTTGGGTGACAGCCGTACAGGCGATGCTGCCTGCTGTCTTAAAAGGGAAGGCGGAAAAATGGCTGACGGCAACGGATGATCTGGACGAAGAGACGTGCGGAGGGTCAGGATTGCTCTGGGAGCTTCATCGCAAACGGCATTTGCCGCTGGCAGAGGTGGAGAAGCAGTTTCCCGAGGAGTTCCTGCTCGTGCCGGGGTGGATTCGCAGCGGGCTTTTGGCGACGGAATATCAGGTCAAAGACCGCATTACCCGCAAACAGCAATCGTTCGTTCGCTGTCTGCTTGGCCCGGCTCAGCTGGCAGAGGCCGCAGCGTCCCTGCCTGCTCGGGCGGAACAAATGCGCCGTGTGCTCGAGCTGTTTTCGCAGCATGAAGGTCAGTCGTTTTCCATCCAGATGCTGAAGGACGAATGGGGCATTACGCGTTCTCCGCTCAAAAGTCTGGAGGCGAAAGGCTGGCTGGCGATCGAGCAGGTCGAGGTATATCGCGATCCCTACGCCAACAGGCGCTTTGCGGAAAAAGCCAAACCAGTATTTACTCCGATGCAAGAGCAGGTTCTCTCACCCATTCTGCAAGCCATTCAGAGCCAGAGCTACGCGTCCTTTCTGGTGCATGGCGTAACCGGAAGCGGAAAGACGGAAGTGTATCTGGAGGCGATCGAGCAGACGCTGGCAAAGGGGCAGGAAGCCATTTTTCTCGTTCCGGAGATTTCCTTGACACCGCAGATGGTCGAACGCTTCAAAGGACGATTCGGAGCCGATGTAGCCGTCTTGCACAGTGCCCTGTCCCAGGGAGAGAAGTTCGACGAATGGCGTAAAATTATCCGCAAGCAGGTAAAAGTGGTTGTCGGTGCCCGGTCGGCGATCTTCGCCCCATTCCAAAATATCGGGCTGATCGTCATTGACGAAGAGCATGAAACCTCGTACAAACAGGAGGAAACCCCTCGCTACCATGCACGTGAAGTGGCGTTGTGGCGGGCGAAGCGCAATCATGCCGTCCTGCTTATGGGAAGCGCCACTCCTGCACTGGAAACGTACGCTTTGGCTACGAGAGGGCGCTACACGCTGTTGGAGATGCCAGAGCGTGTAGGAAACCGACCGATGCCGAGTGTCCACGTGGTTGACATGAGAGAAGAGCTCCAGTCCGAAAATCGCTCGATGTTTAGTAGAAAGCTCCATGAGATGATCGAGGATCGGCTTGTCAAACAGGAGCAGATGGTCATTTTCCTCAACCGCCGGGGCTTCTCTACCTTTGTCATGTGCCGTTCTTGCGGTTATACCATGCGCTGCATTCATTGCGATATTTCCCTTACGTACCACAAGACGAACCACACTGCCCGCTGTCATTACTGCGGGTACACGATCGCCCAGCCGGCCCATTGTCCGGAGTGCCAAAGCGAGCACATCCGATTCTTTGGGACAGGCACGCAAAAGGTGGAGGCAGAGCTGGCGAAGCTGTTCCCGGGGATTCGCGTCATACGCATGGATGTGGACACGACTTCCCGAAAAGGCGCCCATGAAGAGCTGCTAAATAAATTCCGGGCGGGACAGGGTGATGTTCTGCTGGGGACACAGATGATTGCAAAAGGGCTGGATTTCCCACGTGTGACGCTAGCGGGGATCATTGCCGCAGACACATCGCTCCATTTACCCGATTTTCGTGCGGCAGAAAAAACGTTTCAGCTGTTGACACAGGTCGGCGGACGGGCGGGCAGGCACGAGCTGGAAGGGGATGTGGTCATCCAGACCTACACGCCCGAGCACTACAGCATCGTGCACGCGACGCGGCATGATTATCCGGCATTTTACCAGGATGAGATGCTCCAGCGCAGAAGAACCGGTTATCCGCCTTATTTCCGCCTGGTCCTGATCACCTTCAGCCACGAGGACGTACCGGTTGTCGTCCGGGGAGCCCACACGATGGCCGATTACTTGCGCCAGCGTCTGGCGGAGACGACGATATTGCTGGGCCCGGTCGCTTCGCCCATTGCGAGGGTGAAGGATAGATTTCGTTTTCAGATCATGCTAAAATATCGGGATGAACCTAAGCTGTCTGCCTTGCTTGCACAGGCTACAGCGGCGTTTGAAGAATGGAACAAACAGCAGAAAGTACTCATGACGATTGACGTTGATCCGTACGTACTGCTTTAG
- a CDS encoding Rqc2 family fibronectin-binding protein, with the protein MAFDGVVTRAVVRELHKLVGGRISKIHQPHHTDIVMQVRTQGENVKLLLSANPTYPRIHTTTEEFTNPLEAPMFCMLLRKHCEGGMIESIQQVGMERVIHIDVRTRDELGDTVTRRIIMEIMGKHSNIILMEPESGMILDSALHVTMAISQYRQVVPGKSYVAPPSQDKQDPLSVTEPAFLSSIDWNSGRLDKQMVDAFTGISPLLAKEIVYRAGLANRESLWSSFAGIMHAIREHEYAPVIVETKDKANFHVVALTHLTEEASVKPFSTVQQCLQAFYEGKALRDTVKQRAHDLIRFVTGERNKNEKKIEKLESTLQEARDADQFRLYGELITANMHQMKRGDTQLVTVNWYDEAGGTITIPLDPLKTPSENLQSYYKRYNKAKNSMQVVGEQIEQAQAEIQYLDGLLVQLSHATLKDAEEIREELVEQGYVRDRKKRGPRKKKDVRPELEAYRSTDGTDILVGKNNKQNEYLTNKLAAPYETWLHTKDIPGSHVVIRSREVSEQTLLEAANLAAYYSRAQQGSQVPVDFTLIKHVKKPSGAKPGYVIYEQQRTLYVTPDPALIQQLKMNATRGA; encoded by the coding sequence GTGGCTTTTGACGGCGTAGTTACCCGTGCAGTCGTGCGGGAGTTACATAAACTTGTGGGCGGACGCATCTCCAAGATTCATCAGCCCCATCATACGGATATTGTCATGCAGGTACGGACTCAAGGGGAAAACGTAAAGCTGCTCCTCTCCGCCAACCCGACCTATCCGCGCATTCATACGACCACGGAGGAGTTTACCAATCCTCTGGAAGCTCCGATGTTTTGCATGCTGCTGCGTAAGCATTGCGAAGGCGGGATGATCGAGTCGATCCAACAGGTGGGGATGGAACGTGTGATCCACATCGATGTACGTACCCGAGACGAGCTCGGGGATACGGTTACCAGACGGATCATCATGGAAATCATGGGCAAGCACAGCAACATCATTCTCATGGAGCCAGAATCGGGCATGATCCTCGACAGCGCACTGCACGTGACCATGGCGATCAGCCAATACCGACAGGTCGTTCCGGGCAAGAGCTATGTCGCTCCCCCAAGCCAGGACAAGCAAGACCCCCTTTCCGTGACAGAGCCAGCCTTTCTTTCTTCGATCGATTGGAACAGCGGCAGACTGGACAAGCAAATGGTCGATGCCTTTACGGGGATCAGCCCTCTCTTGGCGAAGGAAATCGTCTACCGGGCAGGACTGGCAAACCGAGAGTCGCTGTGGAGCTCATTTGCGGGAATCATGCACGCGATCAGGGAGCATGAATACGCTCCCGTTATTGTAGAAACCAAGGACAAAGCGAACTTCCATGTCGTAGCCCTGACGCATTTGACCGAAGAGGCTTCTGTCAAGCCTTTCTCTACCGTCCAGCAGTGCCTCCAAGCGTTTTATGAAGGAAAAGCCCTGCGCGACACAGTCAAACAGAGAGCTCACGACTTGATCCGCTTTGTCACAGGAGAGCGGAACAAGAATGAGAAAAAGATCGAAAAGCTGGAATCCACGCTGCAAGAAGCGAGGGACGCCGATCAGTTTCGCCTCTACGGCGAGCTCATCACCGCGAATATGCACCAAATGAAACGAGGCGACACCCAGCTCGTCACCGTCAATTGGTACGATGAAGCCGGAGGGACCATCACGATCCCGCTTGATCCGCTGAAGACTCCCTCGGAGAATTTGCAGTCGTACTACAAACGCTATAACAAAGCGAAAAACAGCATGCAGGTCGTTGGCGAGCAAATCGAACAGGCACAAGCAGAGATTCAGTATCTGGATGGCTTACTCGTCCAGCTGTCCCATGCCACGTTGAAGGATGCCGAAGAAATTCGCGAGGAATTGGTGGAGCAAGGCTACGTCCGCGATCGCAAAAAGCGCGGGCCCCGCAAGAAAAAGGATGTCCGCCCGGAGCTTGAGGCCTATCGATCTACGGACGGCACTGATATTTTGGTAGGGAAAAACAACAAGCAAAATGAGTACTTGACCAACAAGCTGGCAGCCCCATATGAAACGTGGCTGCATACCAAAGACATTCCAGGTTCTCACGTCGTCATCCGCTCACGTGAGGTTTCGGAGCAAACGCTGCTCGAAGCTGCAAATCTGGCTGCGTATTACAGCCGCGCACAGCAAGGCAGCCAAGTGCCTGTTGATTTTACACTGATCAAGCATGTGAAAAAACCGAGTGGAGCCAAACCGGGATACGTGATCTACGAACAGCAGAGGACCTTGTATGTAACCCCTGACCCAGCACTGATCCAGCAGCTGAAAATGAACGCCACCCGGGGTGCATAG
- the def gene encoding peptide deformylase: MAIRTIVKHPDPILREKAIVVTKFNSNLHKLLDDMADTMYDADGVGLAAPQVGISKRVIVMDCGDGLIEIVNPEIVDFKGEQFDYPEGCLSIPGLRGDVRRHKWIKLRGQDRFGNEIELEADDLLSRCSQHEIDHLNGVLFIDVADKVYQVSPDEEGE, translated from the coding sequence ATGGCAATTCGCACAATCGTGAAACATCCAGATCCGATCCTGCGTGAAAAAGCGATCGTGGTCACCAAATTCAATTCCAACCTGCACAAGCTGCTGGATGATATGGCTGATACCATGTACGATGCTGACGGGGTAGGCCTTGCAGCACCGCAGGTAGGCATTTCCAAACGCGTGATTGTCATGGATTGCGGAGATGGCCTGATCGAGATCGTCAATCCGGAAATCGTGGACTTCAAAGGCGAGCAATTTGACTATCCAGAAGGATGCCTGAGCATCCCGGGCCTGCGCGGGGATGTGCGCCGTCACAAATGGATCAAGCTGCGCGGTCAAGACCGCTTTGGCAATGAAATCGAGCTGGAAGCAGATGATTTGCTCTCCCGCTGCTCCCAGCATGAAATTGATCACCTGAACGGCGTTCTGTTCATCGATGTGGCAGACAAGGTGTATCAAGTAAGCCCGGATGAGGAAGGGGAATAA
- a CDS encoding DUF2512 family protein: protein MNILIKLLVNGIIGIPGLMWSGTSLTFAVLTSIVVSLISYAVGDSMILPRTNNIFATTADFLMAFALFWISSYVFGQPYSLSGILLTSFVIAVAEYFYHSYLQHRGVHHSKHPG from the coding sequence TTGAACATCTTGATCAAGCTCTTGGTTAATGGAATCATCGGAATCCCAGGACTGATGTGGTCGGGAACGTCACTGACATTCGCCGTTTTGACCAGCATCGTTGTCAGCTTGATCAGCTATGCGGTAGGGGATTCCATGATCCTGCCACGAACGAACAATATCTTTGCGACAACTGCTGACTTTCTCATGGCTTTCGCCTTATTTTGGATAAGCAGCTATGTTTTTGGACAACCCTATTCGTTATCAGGCATTTTGTTGACGTCGTTCGTCATTGCCGTAGCTGAGTACTTTTACCATTCGTACTTGCAGCATCGCGGCGTCCATCATTCTAAGCATCCGGGCTGA
- the fmt gene encoding methionyl-tRNA formyltransferase yields MKDARVLFMGTPDFAVSSLEALLKEGYNVVGVVTQPDRPVGRKQVMTPPPVKEAALRHGLLVLQPEKIKQEAALDEVIALAPDLIVTAAYGQILPKRLIDAPRFGCINVHASLLPKYRGGAPIHKSIVEGEKESGVTIMYMVEALDAGDMLSKVVVPIEERDTVGTLHDKLAAAGSALLIDTVPRLLAGELAAEAQDHAAATFAPNIKRTDERIDWARSAEQIYNQVRGLNPWPVAFTTHGGKVWKVWWVEKQSADSTGKEPGTILAKEEDGLVVACGIGSVKITELQPEGKKRMSALDFLRGAGNSIEIGTKVGE; encoded by the coding sequence TTGAAAGATGCACGCGTTTTATTCATGGGTACGCCTGACTTCGCTGTTTCCAGCCTGGAGGCACTGCTGAAGGAAGGCTACAATGTGGTCGGTGTGGTTACCCAGCCCGATCGCCCGGTAGGACGCAAGCAAGTCATGACGCCGCCGCCCGTCAAGGAGGCGGCTTTGCGTCATGGTCTTTTGGTCCTGCAACCGGAAAAAATCAAACAGGAAGCTGCCTTGGACGAGGTGATCGCCCTCGCACCGGATCTGATCGTGACGGCAGCTTATGGACAAATCCTGCCCAAGCGTCTGATCGATGCACCACGCTTTGGATGCATCAATGTGCACGCCTCGCTGCTGCCGAAATACCGCGGCGGCGCACCGATTCACAAATCGATCGTGGAAGGCGAAAAGGAATCCGGTGTGACCATCATGTACATGGTGGAGGCGCTTGATGCCGGGGACATGCTCTCCAAGGTCGTCGTTCCCATCGAGGAGCGCGACACGGTCGGGACGCTGCATGACAAGCTGGCGGCGGCTGGATCAGCCCTGCTGATCGATACCGTTCCGCGTTTGCTCGCGGGTGAGCTTGCAGCAGAAGCGCAAGACCATGCGGCAGCTACCTTTGCTCCCAACATCAAGCGTACGGATGAGCGGATCGACTGGGCACGCAGCGCAGAACAAATCTACAACCAGGTGCGCGGCCTCAATCCTTGGCCTGTAGCCTTTACCACTCACGGCGGTAAGGTCTGGAAAGTCTGGTGGGTGGAAAAGCAATCTGCTGACAGCACCGGGAAAGAGCCAGGTACGATCCTCGCCAAGGAAGAAGATGGCTTGGTCGTAGCATGCGGCATTGGGTCCGTCAAAATCACCGAGCTGCAGCCAGAGGGGAAAAAACGAATGAGCGCTCTCGACTTTTTACGCGGAGCGGGCAACAGCATTGAAATCGGCACAAAGGTAGGAGAGTAG
- a CDS encoding YicC/YloC family endoribonuclease, translated as MVRSMTGYGRVDEMKGSMRLAVELRAVNHRFQEILVRLPKNWNMLEDRIRKQVARYVRRGRVDVTISLEENDAISSAVAINWDVAEQFLQLSREMDQRFSLETPLSAKDLLLFPGVIHTNDTQETDRDEVAEWVQSVVNAAAEDLLSMKTVEGEGLQADLVHRLLSVNTWLEEIRQLAPSCTKEYHSRLQQRLNEWATQAPFELDQQRLAQEVVFFAEKSDISEEITRLASHCHQFSQQLEKDEAVGRKLDFLLQEMNREANTIASKANHLRIQHLAVEIKTELEKMREQVQNVE; from the coding sequence ATGGTTCGAAGTATGACAGGGTATGGACGAGTCGATGAAATGAAGGGCTCTATGCGGCTCGCGGTGGAGCTTCGTGCTGTCAATCACCGGTTTCAAGAGATCCTGGTGCGGCTGCCCAAGAACTGGAACATGCTGGAAGATCGAATCCGCAAGCAGGTCGCCAGATACGTACGGCGCGGGCGTGTGGATGTGACGATTTCCCTTGAGGAAAATGATGCGATCTCATCGGCGGTGGCCATCAATTGGGACGTAGCCGAACAATTCCTGCAGCTGTCGCGCGAGATGGACCAGCGCTTTTCACTGGAAACGCCACTCTCCGCTAAGGATTTGTTGCTTTTCCCTGGCGTGATACATACCAATGATACACAGGAAACAGATCGAGATGAAGTAGCTGAATGGGTGCAAAGCGTGGTCAACGCAGCGGCGGAAGATCTGCTGTCCATGAAAACAGTCGAGGGCGAAGGGCTTCAAGCTGATTTGGTCCACAGGCTGCTTTCCGTCAACACGTGGCTGGAGGAAATCCGCCAGTTGGCACCTTCTTGCACAAAGGAATATCATAGTCGTCTGCAGCAGCGTCTAAACGAATGGGCGACGCAAGCTCCTTTCGAGCTGGATCAGCAGCGCTTGGCCCAAGAAGTGGTTTTCTTCGCGGAGAAAAGTGACATCAGTGAAGAAATCACGAGGCTTGCGAGCCACTGCCATCAATTCAGCCAACAGCTTGAAAAAGATGAGGCGGTAGGACGCAAGCTGGACTTCCTGTTGCAGGAAATGAATCGAGAGGCGAATACGATCGCTTCCAAGGCCAATCATTTGCGCATTCAGCATCTGGCGGTCGAAATCAAGACTGAGCTGGAGAAGATGAGAGAGCAAGTGCAGAATGTTGAGTAG
- the remA gene encoding extracellular matrix/biofilm regulator RemA → MAIKLINIGFGNIVNANRIISIVSPESAPIKRIIQEARDRNMLVDATYGRRTRAVIITDSDHVILSAVQPETVAQRLTTKDDESDE, encoded by the coding sequence ATGGCAATCAAGCTAATCAATATTGGATTTGGGAACATTGTGAATGCAAACCGCATCATCTCTATCGTAAGTCCGGAATCAGCTCCGATCAAACGGATCATTCAGGAAGCGCGCGACCGCAATATGCTCGTAGATGCTACCTATGGAAGACGGACACGTGCGGTTATCATTACTGACAGCGATCACGTGATTTTGTCTGCAGTCCAGCCAGAGACAGTGGCACAGCGACTGACGACCAAAGATGACGAATCGGACGAATAA
- the coaBC gene encoding bifunctional phosphopantothenoylcysteine decarboxylase/phosphopantothenate--cysteine ligase CoaBC, with the protein MQSLAGKRIVLGISGGIAAYKAAALTSKLTQAGAIVNAVLTQNALQFVQPATFQALSHQHVYTNTFQEPDPHVISHIELADKADLVLVAPATANIIGKMANGIADEMLTTILLATKAPVMVAPAMNVNMYDHPAVRANMERLAEYGYRFVEPGVGLLACGWIGKGRLVEPEEIVEAVAAFFAESRTQDLQGKRVLVTAGPTREKIDPVRYITNHASGKMGYAIAEAARDRGAQVVLVSGPTALPKPAGVQFVAVESVQEMFDAVMEHLPASDIVVKSAAVSDYRPKTVQEHKMKKGDGPLVLELDKAPDILRTIGERKTKQFVVGFAAETQDVIKHAQDKLERKNLDMIVANNVLTEGAGMGSDTNIVTLLTRAKEQVDLEKLSKRDVADKLFDAVLLKLAKRPLSELS; encoded by the coding sequence ATGCAATCGCTCGCAGGAAAACGAATTGTGCTAGGCATTTCAGGAGGCATTGCAGCGTATAAAGCTGCGGCGCTCACGAGCAAGCTGACACAGGCCGGCGCCATCGTGAATGCCGTACTGACTCAAAATGCGCTCCAGTTTGTGCAGCCAGCTACATTTCAAGCCCTGTCTCATCAACACGTCTATACAAATACCTTTCAGGAACCGGATCCGCATGTCATCAGCCATATCGAATTGGCGGACAAGGCCGATCTGGTTTTGGTCGCGCCTGCAACTGCCAACATCATCGGAAAAATGGCAAACGGCATCGCGGATGAAATGCTCACGACGATTTTGCTCGCGACAAAAGCGCCTGTCATGGTGGCTCCCGCGATGAACGTCAACATGTACGATCACCCAGCGGTGCGTGCGAATATGGAAAGGCTTGCGGAATACGGCTATCGCTTTGTGGAACCAGGAGTCGGCCTTTTGGCTTGTGGCTGGATCGGCAAAGGGCGACTGGTGGAGCCGGAGGAGATCGTGGAGGCTGTGGCTGCCTTTTTTGCAGAGTCACGGACGCAAGATTTGCAGGGCAAACGGGTCCTGGTCACAGCGGGGCCGACTCGCGAGAAAATCGACCCGGTTCGCTACATCACCAACCATGCATCAGGGAAGATGGGGTACGCCATCGCAGAGGCGGCGAGAGACCGAGGGGCACAGGTGGTGCTGGTGAGTGGTCCGACTGCTTTGCCGAAACCGGCTGGTGTCCAGTTTGTAGCCGTGGAATCGGTTCAGGAGATGTTCGATGCGGTGATGGAGCATTTGCCAGCCAGCGACATTGTCGTGAAGTCCGCAGCAGTATCCGATTACCGACCGAAAACCGTGCAGGAACACAAGATGAAAAAGGGCGATGGGCCGCTGGTCCTGGAGCTGGATAAAGCGCCGGACATTCTGAGGACGATCGGGGAGAGAAAAACCAAGCAGTTTGTGGTCGGATTTGCAGCTGAGACACAGGACGTGATCAAGCATGCACAGGACAAGCTGGAGAGAAAAAATCTCGACATGATCGTGGCGAACAACGTGTTGACAGAGGGCGCGGGAATGGGCAGCGATACGAATATCGTCACCCTCCTGACAAGGGCCAAAGAACAGGTTGACCTCGAGAAATTGAGCAAGCGCGACGTAGCGGATAAGCTGTTTGATGCGGTACTGCTGAAGCTGGCCAAGCGTCCGCTGTCCGAGCTGTCATGA
- the rpoZ gene encoding DNA-directed RNA polymerase subunit omega: MLYPSIDELTKKADSKYILVTVASKRARQLRENSELQVVRPKSKKFVGQALEEFISDELVHEFLDARK, from the coding sequence ATGTTGTACCCATCCATTGATGAATTGACCAAAAAGGCAGACAGCAAATACATCCTCGTAACGGTGGCGTCCAAGCGTGCACGCCAGCTTCGAGAAAACAGCGAGTTGCAAGTGGTAAGACCGAAATCCAAAAAGTTTGTGGGGCAAGCTCTGGAGGAATTTATCTCCGATGAGTTGGTTCACGAATTTTTGGACGCTCGCAAATAA
- the gmk gene encoding guanylate kinase, whose translation MTMVDRGLLLILSGPAGVGKGTVCKALRERMPELIYSVSATTRAPRPGEVEGVNYFFKSKEEFRQMIEHDELLEWAEYVGNYYGTPRQFVDEMLSLGKDVILEIEVQGALQVKERFPQGTFLFLAPPDLNELENRIVGRGTETEEVIRKRMEVARAEIELMDHYDYVVVNDVIESACDRIQAIITAEHLKKERQVHKYRKWLKEVE comes from the coding sequence ATGACCATGGTTGATCGCGGTCTCCTTCTGATTCTCTCTGGACCTGCAGGAGTGGGGAAAGGAACGGTGTGCAAAGCGCTTCGGGAACGTATGCCTGAGCTGATTTACTCCGTTTCTGCCACCACTCGTGCTCCGCGTCCAGGAGAAGTGGAGGGAGTTAATTACTTTTTTAAATCCAAGGAAGAGTTTCGTCAGATGATTGAGCACGACGAGCTGCTGGAATGGGCGGAATACGTAGGGAATTATTACGGAACCCCCCGTCAGTTTGTAGATGAAATGCTTTCTCTTGGAAAAGATGTTATTCTGGAGATTGAAGTTCAGGGTGCTTTGCAGGTCAAGGAACGTTTTCCCCAAGGGACGTTTCTGTTCCTCGCTCCTCCTGATCTGAATGAATTGGAGAACCGTATTGTCGGACGAGGCACAGAGACCGAAGAAGTCATTCGCAAACGGATGGAAGTCGCCCGTGCCGAGATTGAGCTGATGGATCACTACGATTATGTTGTCGTCAACGACGTCATCGAATCGGCGTGCGATCGGATTCAGGCGATTATTACGGCGGAGCATCTGAAAAAAGAGCGTCAGGTTCACAAGTATCGCAAATGGTTAAAGGAGGTCGAATAA